Below is a genomic region from Candidatus Delongbacteria bacterium.
TTTCAAGCTTAAGAAGCATTAATTTGCTATTCAATCCTCCTGCATAACCAGTAAGTGAACCATCAGATCCAATCACTCTGTGGCATGGAATAAAAATTGAGATAGAATTAGCTCCATTTGCAGATGCCACAGCTCTGACAGCTTTAGGATTATTAAGTTTGGAAGCTAATTCTCGGTATGAAACTGTTTCGCCGTAGGGTATTTCTAAAAGTAGATTCCATATAGATTTTTGAAAATCTGTTCCTACAGTTGTAAGAGGAAGTTCAAATTTTGATCGAACTCCGACAAAATATTCTTTCAATTGTCTCTCTGCCTCTACTAATAGATCTGACTCTTGGTACATATAATCACAACCAAAACCCTTTTTTAAACGATTATCAATTGTTGATCTCATTTTTCTATACTTCCAGTCGCAAAGACAGAGTTTTCCCTCAAAGTCACCTAAAATAAGATCCCCAAACTTTGTAGTAAATTCTTTTACGTATATCATAGTAAACTCACTTTTTTTATAAAAGTAATATAGTTCATTTTTAAAATTTATCATTTCAATAAATTATTGTAAAAGAATCCAGCGATAAAGTCGCTGGATCTT
It encodes:
- a CDS encoding methylated-DNA--[protein]-cysteine S-methyltransferase; translated protein: MIYVKEFTTKFGDLILGDFEGKLCLCDWKYRKMRSTIDNRLKKGFGCDYMYQESDLLVEAERQLKEYFVGVRSKFELPLTTVGTDFQKSIWNLLLEIPYGETVSYRELASKLNNPKAVRAVASANGANSISIFIPCHRVIGSDGSLTGYAGGLNSKLMLLKLESSYKGGNLFGR